The stretch of DNA TGGTCTCACAGTAAACAGcctatttttttcatttgatgcttTTAGAATCAGAAACAACAAATATGTTTcaagaaagaacattttcaagGGTTGAATTTTACAAATGACTGAATTACTCATCCAGTGGGTGATTTCCAGCTCATGTCCATTTAGGGAGGTGAGGTAACAGGAAGATCATCATCAAGATAATGTATCATTTGTTTGATACATCATGGTATCAAACAAATGAGTGTTAGCAGGAGGGTGACAGCTGGAGAAGCCCCCATTGCAGGAGAGAAGCCGAaaatgctgccaaaaaaaaaagagaattgattaaatgaaataatgtgcaGTAGTTCTGATCATTATTTAAACCACGACACTTCTCTGCTGTAAGCTGCTGCAAATACTATATAACTGTGCCTTAGTTTCAAGTTCGTACACAAATTACACGCCCACAACTTCCATCAAAAGCTTGCACTTTCTTATTCAAATAGGAAAGTGTTTATATAACTACACAATTAAACTCAACAATGTCAAACAAGGCTTTACAAGCTCAGTTTCATCTGCATACCTTTCGTCTGTTGTTTGTGGAGGTGGACTCGTGGTGGTTAATTTCCTGTAAGAACACAGCATGGTATGAAAGgcattaaaatctaatttcaatGCTGGATTCCACTTCTTTCTTTGAACTCCACTTTAAAATGAGATGTTAGTTTCAGACTGTCCCACCGTGCTGTGCATGGGCCATTATCCAGATCTCTATGAGGCACAGTCATCACTGGGGACACTTCAGGACATGGCAGAGCACTTCCATTAATGACAGGAGTGAGATCTGCACAAGAAAGTAAAATTATACAACAGAACTTCCACTCAAGTGTCATGGTTTATAGTCACAgtcagcagtgaaaacattatGAGCTTGCCTTGGAAGTTTAAGGCAAAAATGGCACTCCCTCCCTTCAGGAAGTTTTGAGATTTCATGTCATTCAAAGTCATAAAAAAGGATCGTCCAATCAAGGGTCCAGCAAAGGCCTTCTCATTATTCTCATCTAAGAACGTCTGTCCAGCCAAACGCGGATTGCCCCAAATAAAGGAACCTGTCCAGAGAGAACATACAATGTTACAGTTAATAGTGAGCTAAGAATTGGTGATTTTTCCCCCAAAAGGATTTCTTCACATTCTTACCATCAGAGGATGTTGCGTTCGGATCACTGGTGATACTCCTTTCTTGTGACATGTGCATCTGGATGTTGGGCGTCTGATCCAGCACTTGGAAAGTCACCTGCCTGTGAGGGCATGGCCACTCCAGCCAGTCATCATAGTCCCCAGACAAGAGTTGTACATAAAGTCCAAAATATATCCTATTCAGCACTATCGCCATCCTGTAAGCGTACCCGCCGCTGGAGTATTGGCGTGGACTGTAAATAGTGTGCCCGAATTTACTAGTGTTCAAAAGCCTCTCAAAATTATCAATTTGCATGGTGACATGTGGACACTCAAGCTCGGACAGATTAATGTCATCAATTGAGAAGCCGCCCGAAGAGCTTCCTGCTCCTTTGCGAGCCTCAAACTCCACCTGGAAATGCTTAGTGGCATTCAGGGAAACATGATGGAGCTGCCAGTGAGATGTACCAGAACCTGGAGGAAGATAACGTCACACAGTTACAGTTCATCCCGGCCTCACGCACGTACACatgcagagcagaacagagcagtCGATCCTCACCAGTGATCTGTCCCATGGGGCGACGGGTTCCTCTGAAATCGCTTTCATCTCGAAACTCTCTGATCCAGATAGAAAGCATGTCAGATTCGTTCCCACTGTGGTAATAGTAGAACTGCAGACACTGGACGTGGCACTCCCTGCTGGTACTCATCCTGGGCGTCTCCAGCCAAGCTGAGTCTCCCTCCTCACCAGATACCGTGCTAGCATGCATGAAGTAACCAGCATCTTGACCTGTAATGTTGAGGTCCAAAATAAGGTAGAAACAACGCATGTGAGTTATAAACAAACAGGATTTACATTGCAAGACCTTCTTCAAAGCCATTCATGACACTTATGCCATGGGTATCATATTCTGTACATACACAGTGGTGTAAAAAAGTGCTGATTTCTTatccctttccctctccctaacccttttgcatgtttgtcacacttaaatgtttcagatcaaactaattaaaataaacaaagataacaggtaaacacaaaatgttgtgTAAAGGATTATTATTAAGGGTGGATCCAAACCTACATGGCCCTGTGTAGAAAAGTGATTGTCTGCAATCAAGCATTTGCGGTAACTGGCAATGACAATTTTACAGCGCTGTGGGGGAATTTCAGCCCAGTCATCTTTGCAGAATTGTTGTAATTCAGCCACATAGAAGGGTTTTTGAACATGAACCACCTTTTTAAGATCAGATTCAGGTCAGGACTTTGACTTGGCCACTCCaaagtcttcattttgtttttctcaagcCATGCTAGagaaattgaactcagctttccaaaGATACGATAAAGCGCAGTTAACAGTTTTAACGGGGGGGATCACTTATTCACACAGGCCCATGTAGGTTTGGATTTTTTCCACCCTTAATCATAAAAGCCTTCattgaaaaactgcattttgtgtttacttgcgTTATCTATGtctaatattttcttttgatggGCTGAAACATTCAAGTgtgaaaaatatgcaaaaataaataaataaataaaagtaattagGAAGGGTGCAAACAATTTTCCCACAACTGTATTTCATAGACCACCATTTggcaaaataagagaaaaagagatttgaaaagacagctgtttaaaaaaggccaaatataaactgcagattaaaacaaaaaataattgtCTGTCCATTATTCAATGGGTTCATTAAAgggttaaataaaatgtaaatttagattacttatttatttattaattaatttctttgtAGGAAATTTTGAAACCTTACCAGGACCAGTGCTGCCACTGGGTAGACTGGTATGATCGTAGCCAGGACCTCCAGGGACACGTGTTACCAATTCCCAGCCGCTGCCTCTTTGTGAACAGCTGGCCATTTGGCACATGTCCCCCTTTGAGAAGCCACAGTACATCTTAAATGCAACTGCTGAATCTGTACAGAAAGACACAGGATTTAGGGCTGCGGGGTCACAGGTTTTAAAAGTCTATAAGGTATTAATATTTACGCTATGGGAAAGTGTGCTGTAGATGTTTTTCAGGTGCATATCTTGGAGATAGTTGCTCGTGATATGTTGATGTGCTCATACGAAAAACACTGGCCGCTGCGACTcacagacagatgacagattGCCACTGATGACTTTTTTGTGGGAATCTGTGTTGTTACActgatttttgtcatttaacaAAAAATCCCACAACATACagatggatgtgtttgtttttttgttgtttttgcaggGACTTACTGCATTTGTAGCGGAGGTTCAGCTCCTGGATATCACTGGTACTCACTCCTCTTCTTTGACCGATCACATCTTGGAATTTTGGGTCTTTAGTGATAATTGTAGAGCCATTTCCATTGCTGAATGCATTTTTACTGTAATGCATCACTGACATGTAGTCATACGGGAGTGCAGAGatgctttcttcttctgtcacttttctgaaattattttccCTTCCTaaaagatgcacacacataaaccatATTGAAAAACCAAAGTGCAGCAGCAGTGCCGGTGGTAAAATACAAATCTAAATGTTATTCCTTGGACAAAAttagtttttacattatatagttaattttttttgttagtttttttacctaatatattttttaataatccTCCGCTTTTACATTGAACTATtagtttaataaaaatgtattgctATGTTTATATAGcctttttttcaaattcatttagGTTTAACACCCGCTGGCACCCTCACATTCATGTAAGataaaaaactgaatatgaagAATCTGAATAATATAATGGAGGTCTTTATGAAACCTTCGATGATGTTCTCAAAGACAATGGTCACATAATCGTCTCTGTCAAATCTGGACTGTTCGTGGTAGAAGCCAAGAGCGTGGAGAAACTCATGTTCAACAGTGGAAAGATCATCACAAAATCTGCCGATGGAGAGAACCTGTCCCCCAGAGAATACATGGCCAACATATGAAAAACAcctaaaatggaaaaaggacTTAAAGTCATTAAAAGCCACAGCTGATTTCCGTCAGG from Echeneis naucrates chromosome 6, fEcheNa1.1, whole genome shotgun sequence encodes:
- the LOC115044863 gene encoding meprin A subunit beta-like, with amino-acid sequence MNCFIVLAVNLALSFALSQNPNGPDGQVIVEIGEVKTIEDINKDSLHDDILEPPNIQRNAVSDDDILWTSPVPYVLENDLEMNAKGVILRAIDQFRLRSCIDFKPRDSEKYYISVQKLNGCFSYVGHVFSGGQVLSIGRFCDDLSTVEHEFLHALGFYHEQSRFDRDDYVTIVFENIIEGRENNFRKVTEEESISALPYDYMSVMHYSKNAFSNGNGSTIITKDPKFQDVIGQRRGVSTSDIQELNLRYKCNSAVAFKMYCGFSKGDMCQMASCSQRGSGWELVTRVPGGPGYDHTSLPSGSTGPGQDAGYFMHASTVSGEEGDSAWLETPRMSTSRECHVQCLQFYYYHSGNESDMLSIWIREFRDESDFRGTRRPMGQITGSGTSHWQLHHVSLNATKHFQVEFEARKGAGSSSGGFSIDDINLSELECPHVTMQIDNFERLLNTSKFGHTIYSPRQYSSGGYAYRMAIVLNRIYFGLYVQLLSGDYDDWLEWPCPHRQVTFQVLDQTPNIQMHMSQERSITSDPNATSSDGSFIWGNPRLAGQTFLDENNEKAFAGPLIGRSFFMTLNDMKSQNFLKGGSAIFALNFQDLTPVINGSALPCPEVSPVMTVPHRDLDNGPCTARKLTTTSPPPQTTDESIFGFSPAMGASPAVTLLLTLICLIP